The following coding sequences are from one Achromobacter sp. B7 window:
- a CDS encoding AraC family transcriptional regulator has product MHGWSRRELAPLFKRRVFSSTQQDETRTRVSEALKEHRLTWKGGRVDAELNRGRFGALTVCTLRYGAEVHIEPDRLQDFMLVQVPLRGRARIECGDDCVDAHPDCAAVIAPNRPLRLHWEAGCEQLLLKIPRGKLEAIGRRAFGEAATLPLDFSPALRLDNPVGAAWRSMVTSMIHLLPTLDDGALRPPSAWLEHLEDTLVLHLLYNQPNSWQSHAGQSPRLPRRLTLAESYMREHLSAPLTLTDIARHAGASATALTRLFQEHRDTTPMIALRALRLDTARQKLKTDAHASVTDVALGVGFGHLGRFSEYYRERFGELPRETRRGQG; this is encoded by the coding sequence ATGCACGGCTGGTCACGACGAGAACTTGCGCCGCTATTCAAGCGCCGCGTGTTCAGCTCCACGCAACAGGACGAGACACGCACGCGCGTGTCCGAAGCGCTGAAGGAACACCGGCTGACCTGGAAGGGCGGCCGCGTGGACGCCGAGCTGAACCGGGGCCGGTTTGGCGCGCTGACGGTCTGTACGTTGCGCTACGGCGCCGAAGTGCATATTGAGCCCGACCGCTTGCAGGATTTCATGCTGGTGCAGGTGCCGCTGCGCGGCCGCGCGCGCATTGAATGCGGCGACGACTGCGTGGACGCCCACCCCGATTGCGCCGCCGTCATCGCACCGAACCGCCCGCTACGCCTGCACTGGGAGGCCGGCTGCGAGCAGCTGCTGTTGAAGATTCCGCGCGGCAAGCTCGAAGCCATCGGCCGCCGCGCCTTTGGCGAGGCCGCCACCCTGCCGCTGGACTTCAGCCCCGCGCTGCGCCTGGACAACCCCGTGGGCGCGGCCTGGCGCAGCATGGTCACCAGCATGATTCACCTGCTGCCCACGCTGGATGACGGCGCCCTGCGCCCGCCCTCGGCATGGCTGGAACACCTGGAAGACACGCTGGTGCTGCACCTGCTGTACAACCAGCCCAACAGCTGGCAGTCGCACGCGGGCCAGTCGCCCCGCTTGCCGCGCCGCCTGACGCTGGCGGAATCGTATATGCGCGAGCACCTGTCGGCCCCGCTGACCTTGACCGACATCGCCCGCCACGCCGGCGCCAGCGCTACCGCGCTGACCCGCTTGTTTCAGGAACACCGGGATACCACGCCCATGATTGCGCTGCGCGCGTTGCGGCTGGACACGGCGCGACAAAAGCTCAAGACAGACGCCCACGCCAGCGTCACCGACGTGGCGCTGGGCGTGGGCTTTGGGCACTTGGGAAGGTTCTCGGAGTATTACCGGGAACGGTTTGGCGAACTGCCGCGCGAGACGCGGCGTGGGCAAGGGTAG
- a CDS encoding ABC transporter substrate-binding protein, whose amino-acid sequence MIQHLWSRRALAALVCMSAMASAGAADKVKVGLLTTLSGPGSALGNEIRDGFNLALQHTGGKLGGLPAEVIVADDQQKADAGRQAVERLLKRDRVDVMTGIVFSNVLLPVMPAILQSNTVYLSTNTGPENYAGAGCNPNFFAVAWQNEDIPAAMGKYAMDQGYKRVALIAPDYPGGRESLNGFKRLYKGGLSEEIYTQLGQLDYGVEITRLRASKPDAVFFFLPGGMGVNFIKQFNGAGLSKDIALLAPGFSGDEDTIAAVGAPIVGMRNTSQWAADLDNPANRKFVEDFKKTYKRTPTLYASQGYDAAMLLDSAVRQTGGKLDADALRPALRRADFKSVRGDFKFNRNQYPIQNYYLRVVEAGADGKLANKLSGTVLTQYQDPFAAACQMK is encoded by the coding sequence ATGATTCAACATCTTTGGAGCCGGCGCGCGCTGGCGGCGCTGGTCTGTATGTCCGCCATGGCAAGCGCCGGGGCGGCCGACAAGGTCAAGGTGGGGTTGCTGACGACGTTGTCCGGGCCAGGGTCGGCGCTGGGCAATGAGATCCGCGACGGCTTCAATCTGGCGCTGCAACATACCGGTGGCAAGCTGGGCGGCCTGCCTGCCGAGGTCATCGTGGCCGATGACCAGCAGAAGGCGGACGCAGGCCGCCAGGCGGTGGAACGCCTGCTCAAGCGCGACCGCGTGGATGTCATGACGGGCATCGTGTTCTCGAACGTGCTGCTGCCGGTGATGCCCGCCATCTTGCAATCGAACACGGTGTACCTCAGCACCAACACGGGCCCCGAGAACTACGCGGGCGCCGGCTGCAACCCCAACTTTTTCGCGGTGGCCTGGCAGAACGAGGACATCCCCGCCGCCATGGGCAAGTACGCCATGGACCAGGGCTATAAGCGCGTGGCGCTGATTGCGCCCGACTACCCGGGCGGCCGCGAATCGCTCAACGGCTTCAAGCGTCTGTACAAGGGCGGGCTGTCCGAGGAGATCTACACGCAGCTGGGCCAATTGGACTACGGCGTAGAGATTACCCGGCTGCGCGCCAGCAAGCCCGACGCGGTGTTTTTCTTTTTGCCTGGCGGCATGGGCGTGAACTTCATCAAGCAATTCAACGGCGCGGGCCTGTCCAAGGACATCGCGCTATTGGCGCCCGGTTTCTCGGGTGACGAAGACACCATCGCGGCGGTGGGCGCGCCGATTGTGGGCATGCGCAACACGTCGCAGTGGGCCGCCGACCTGGACAACCCGGCCAACCGGAAATTCGTCGAAGACTTCAAGAAGACCTACAAGCGCACGCCCACGCTGTATGCCTCGCAGGGCTATGACGCGGCCATGCTGCTGGACAGCGCCGTGCGGCAAACGGGCGGCAAGCTGGACGCCGACGCGCTGCGCCCGGCGCTGCGGCGCGCGGATTTCAAATCGGTGCGAGGCGACTTCAAGTTCAACCGCAACCAATACCCCATCCAGAACTACTACCTGCGCGTCGTTGAGGCGGGCGCGGACGGCAAGCTGGCCAACAAGCTGTCGGGCACGGTGCTGACGCAGTACCAGGACCCGTTCGCCGCCGCCTGCCAGATGAAATAG
- a CDS encoding dienelactone hydrolase family protein, translating into MTPSITTREVTVPSHDGKTFSAYLAVPASGHGPGLVLCQEIFGVNDFMRRAAQLLAEEGYVVLVPDLFWRQQPGIELTDGPADMPRAFELYQGFDVEQGLKDIAATITLLRDLPEQQGGVGVLGYCLGGKLAYLAACRTDVDVAVGYYGVGIEDSLDEAVNLRGRLVLHIAEQDGFCPPAARQRILDALGGKPGVELYVYPGMDHAFARTGGDHYDKPAALMAHQRSMAALQRAIGPEFDYSYLWDKHCEYEFGTRDVAATMATMVAEPYVNHIPTMTGGVGHKELSRFYQHHFVNGNPPDTRLIPLSRTVGATQIVDELLFCFTHTTEIDWMLPGVPPTGRTVEIPLLAVVKFRGDKLYHEHIYWDQASVLVQVGLLDPTGLPVAGRETAAKLLDETLPSNTLMARWKDSENK; encoded by the coding sequence ATGACCCCATCCATCACGACGCGCGAGGTGACCGTTCCCTCGCACGACGGCAAGACCTTCAGCGCCTATCTGGCCGTGCCCGCCTCGGGCCACGGCCCCGGGCTGGTGCTGTGCCAGGAAATCTTCGGCGTGAACGACTTCATGCGCCGGGCCGCGCAGCTGCTGGCCGAAGAGGGCTATGTGGTGCTGGTGCCCGACCTGTTCTGGCGCCAGCAGCCCGGCATTGAACTGACCGACGGCCCGGCCGACATGCCGCGCGCGTTCGAGCTGTATCAGGGCTTTGACGTCGAGCAGGGCTTGAAAGACATTGCCGCCACCATCACCCTGCTGCGCGACTTGCCCGAGCAGCAGGGCGGCGTCGGCGTGCTGGGCTATTGCCTGGGCGGCAAGCTGGCCTATCTGGCCGCCTGCCGCACCGATGTGGACGTGGCCGTGGGGTATTACGGCGTGGGCATCGAAGACAGCCTGGACGAAGCCGTCAACCTGCGCGGCCGCCTGGTGCTGCACATTGCCGAGCAGGACGGTTTCTGTCCGCCCGCCGCGCGCCAGCGCATCCTGGACGCGCTGGGCGGCAAGCCCGGCGTCGAGCTGTACGTGTACCCGGGCATGGACCACGCTTTTGCGCGCACGGGCGGCGATCACTACGACAAGCCCGCCGCGTTGATGGCGCACCAGCGCAGCATGGCCGCGCTGCAACGCGCCATCGGCCCCGAGTTCGATTATTCGTACTTGTGGGACAAGCACTGCGAATACGAATTCGGCACGCGCGACGTGGCCGCCACGATGGCGACGATGGTGGCCGAACCCTACGTGAACCACATCCCCACCATGACGGGCGGCGTGGGCCACAAGGAACTGTCGCGTTTCTACCAGCACCATTTCGTCAACGGCAACCCGCCCGACACGCGCCTGATTCCGCTGTCGCGCACCGTGGGCGCCACCCAGATCGTGGACGAACTGCTGTTCTGCTTCACGCACACCACCGAGATCGACTGGATGCTGCCCGGCGTGCCGCCCACCGGCCGCACCGTGGAAATTCCGCTGCTTGCCGTGGTGAAGTTCCGGGGCGACAAGCTCTATCACGAGCACATCTATTGGGACCAGGCCAGCGTGCTGGTGCAGGTGGGCCTGCTGGACCCCACCGGCTTGCCGGTGGCGGGCCGCGAGACCGCCGCCAAGTTGCTGGATGAAACCCTGCCGTCCAACACGCTGATGGCGCGTTGGAAAGACAGCGAGAACAAGTAG
- a CDS encoding aromatic ring-hydroxylating dioxygenase subunit alpha encodes MSYTDQQLSEMVRGDSVHRGVYTDPAIFDLEMQRIYGRAWIYVGHESQVPKTGDYHTTRVGDQDVLMVRASDGRVHVLYNRCPHKGAKVVADGEGCVGKFFRCPYHAWTFKLDGSHLGVPLKQGLEGTSYDPTDPAFSMRRLARVESYRGFVFASQAKEGPALVDFLGGVRSSIDNLCDRSPVGEVEVAGGIFRVMQRSNWKVFYENLHDTMHARVTHESSYAAARDEAKEMGEMPLELHIMDGNGEPYEFWEKLELRAYDNGHGYMEGIFNPGAAERDPVSRAHFDTLSAAYGEDRAREILGMNRHNTVIYGSGSPHTVFQQFRVIRPIAVDRTLIEIQTFRCKGAPDGVFKRAMLYANVINSPSSNVMPDDIELYNRCQEGNATRGGEWVSMHRYHGSDRSDADGMVSVNGTSELPMRNQFRAWKTYMEAGAASHAPATGEGACC; translated from the coding sequence ATGTCTTACACCGACCAACAACTGTCCGAGATGGTGCGCGGCGACAGCGTGCACCGAGGCGTCTACACCGATCCGGCCATCTTCGACCTGGAGATGCAACGCATCTACGGCCGCGCCTGGATCTACGTGGGCCATGAAAGCCAGGTGCCCAAGACGGGCGACTATCACACCACCCGCGTGGGCGATCAGGACGTGCTGATGGTGCGCGCGTCCGATGGCCGCGTGCACGTGCTGTACAACCGCTGCCCGCACAAGGGCGCCAAGGTGGTGGCGGACGGCGAGGGCTGCGTGGGCAAGTTCTTTCGCTGCCCGTACCACGCCTGGACGTTCAAGCTGGACGGCAGCCATCTGGGCGTGCCGCTCAAGCAGGGCCTGGAAGGTACGTCGTATGACCCCACCGACCCGGCGTTCTCGATGCGCCGCCTGGCGCGCGTGGAAAGCTATCGCGGCTTCGTGTTCGCCAGCCAGGCCAAGGAAGGCCCGGCGCTGGTCGACTTCCTGGGCGGCGTGCGCTCGTCCATCGACAACCTGTGCGACCGCTCGCCGGTGGGCGAGGTGGAAGTGGCCGGCGGCATTTTCCGCGTGATGCAGCGGTCGAACTGGAAGGTGTTCTACGAAAACCTGCATGACACGATGCACGCCCGCGTCACGCACGAATCGTCCTACGCGGCGGCGCGCGACGAGGCCAAGGAAATGGGCGAAATGCCGCTTGAGCTGCACATCATGGACGGCAACGGCGAGCCCTACGAATTCTGGGAAAAGCTGGAGCTGCGCGCCTACGACAACGGCCACGGCTATATGGAAGGCATCTTCAACCCCGGCGCCGCCGAACGCGATCCGGTGTCGCGCGCGCACTTCGACACGCTGAGCGCCGCGTATGGTGAAGACCGCGCGCGTGAAATCCTGGGCATGAACCGCCACAACACCGTCATCTACGGCAGCGGCTCGCCTCACACGGTGTTCCAGCAATTTCGCGTGATTCGCCCCATCGCCGTGGACCGTACGCTGATCGAAATCCAGACGTTCCGCTGCAAGGGCGCGCCCGACGGCGTCTTCAAGCGCGCGATGCTGTACGCCAACGTCATCAATTCGCCGTCGTCCAACGTCATGCCCGACGACATCGAGCTCTACAACCGCTGTCAGGAAGGCAACGCCACGCGCGGCGGCGAATGGGTCAGCATGCACCGCTATCACGGTAGCGACCGCAGCGACGCGGACGGCATGGTGTCCGTCAACGGCACCAGCGAACTGCCCATGCGCAACCAGTTCCGCGCGTGGAAGACCTACATGGAAGCCGGCGCGGCGTCGCACGCGCCCGCCACGGGAGAAGGCGCATGCTGCTAG
- a CDS encoding aromatic-ring-hydroxylating dioxygenase subunit beta, which yields MLLDLDFDVGTADLSPAEVPADAYHRIAQFLYREARLLDERRYDDWQALWTQDGMYWMPRVHGQQSPYDHISLFWEDRMLRDVRIRRLEHPRNWSQQPPTRSVRLVGGVQVEGVDAGGNLVVHSAFQMTEWRKRQPRQLAGRYTHKLAAEGDSWRIRMKRVDLVNCDDVHDVFEVFV from the coding sequence ATGCTGCTAGACCTGGATTTCGATGTCGGCACGGCCGACCTGTCGCCCGCCGAGGTGCCCGCCGATGCGTATCACCGCATCGCGCAGTTCCTGTATCGCGAGGCCCGGCTGCTGGACGAGCGCCGCTACGACGACTGGCAGGCGCTGTGGACGCAGGACGGTATGTACTGGATGCCGCGCGTGCACGGGCAGCAAAGCCCGTACGACCATATCTCGCTGTTCTGGGAAGACCGCATGCTGCGCGACGTGCGCATCCGGCGGCTGGAGCATCCGCGCAACTGGTCGCAGCAGCCGCCCACGCGCAGCGTGCGGCTGGTGGGCGGGGTGCAGGTGGAAGGCGTGGACGCGGGCGGCAACCTGGTGGTGCATTCCGCGTTCCAGATGACCGAATGGCGCAAGCGCCAGCCGCGCCAGCTGGCGGGCCGCTACACGCACAAGCTGGCCGCCGAAGGCGACAGCTGGCGCATCCGCATGAAGCGCGTGGACCTGGTCAATTGCGACGACGTGCACGATGTGTTCGAGGTGTTCGTGTGA
- a CDS encoding cysteine hydrolase family protein: MLADTAVLALHYQNDVLHPDGKIRVGLDADNGARQRLLDNAAALLDGARARSLPIVHVRIAFRPDYADLLPNCAIFRNVASIGAVPEGQWGSEFYDGLQPVAASPREFVVKHTRISAFYGTPLEETLRVIGARRLVVAGVATHSVVEGTVRHAADIGFEVMVAEDACASADLSVHEASLASMRLIAQTGSVAQAMRWAAAPH, translated from the coding sequence ATGTTGGCGGATACCGCGGTGCTGGCGCTGCACTACCAGAACGACGTGCTGCATCCCGACGGCAAGATCCGCGTCGGGCTGGATGCGGACAATGGCGCGCGCCAGCGCCTGCTCGATAACGCGGCGGCGCTGCTGGACGGTGCGCGCGCGCGATCGTTGCCCATCGTGCACGTGCGCATTGCGTTTCGTCCGGACTACGCCGACCTGCTGCCCAACTGCGCCATCTTTCGCAACGTGGCGTCCATTGGCGCGGTGCCAGAGGGCCAGTGGGGCAGCGAGTTCTACGACGGGCTGCAACCCGTGGCGGCAAGCCCGCGCGAGTTCGTGGTGAAGCACACCCGCATCAGCGCCTTCTACGGCACGCCGCTAGAGGAAACGCTGCGCGTGATCGGCGCGCGCCGGCTGGTGGTGGCCGGCGTGGCCACGCATTCGGTGGTGGAAGGCACGGTGCGCCACGCCGCCGATATCGGTTTTGAGGTGATGGTGGCCGAGGACGCGTGCGCGTCCGCCGACCTGTCCGTGCATGAGGCCTCGCTGGCCAGCATGCGGCTGATTGCGCAAACGGGTTCGGTGGCGCAAGCGATGCGCTGGGCAGCCGCGCCGCATTGA
- a CDS encoding SDR family oxidoreductase: MDFSGFPGLAGKTAIITGSTQGLGADIARGLAAAGANVVLVGRNAPAGQALAQELDGRALYCETDIGEDAQIQRCIDAALARFGRLDILVNNACQYADRGLASSRDEWHATLDTNLVSAAIFTQLAAPHLPRGGVVVNMGSTGGKFGAAGRALYPASKAAMLQITKNFAVELAPAGVRVLAVSPAWTWSPSVEQLSGGSRQAADAVGAHFHPLGRVGSGDEIAAAVCFACSDAASWMTGVDIPVDGGFSILGPDRGISPRVWFKELAP, translated from the coding sequence ATGGACTTTTCAGGCTTTCCCGGCTTGGCCGGCAAGACCGCCATCATCACCGGCAGCACGCAGGGCCTGGGCGCGGACATCGCGCGCGGCCTGGCGGCGGCGGGCGCCAACGTGGTGCTGGTGGGGCGCAACGCACCGGCCGGCCAGGCACTGGCGCAAGAACTGGACGGGCGCGCGCTGTATTGCGAAACCGACATTGGCGAGGATGCGCAGATTCAGCGCTGCATCGACGCCGCGTTGGCGCGCTTTGGCCGGCTGGACATTCTGGTGAACAACGCCTGCCAGTACGCCGACCGCGGGCTGGCGTCATCGCGCGACGAATGGCACGCCACGCTGGACACCAACCTGGTGTCCGCCGCCATCTTCACGCAGCTGGCCGCGCCGCATTTGCCGCGCGGGGGCGTGGTGGTCAACATGGGCAGCACGGGCGGCAAGTTCGGCGCGGCCGGGCGCGCGCTGTATCCGGCGTCCAAGGCGGCCATGTTGCAAATCACCAAGAACTTCGCGGTGGAATTGGCGCCGGCCGGCGTGCGCGTGCTGGCGGTGTCGCCGGCGTGGACGTGGTCGCCGTCCGTTGAACAGCTGTCGGGCGGATCGCGCCAGGCGGCGGACGCCGTGGGGGCGCATTTTCATCCGCTGGGCCGGGTGGGGTCGGGCGACGAAATTGCCGCCGCCGTGTGCTTCGCTTGCTCGGACGCGGCCTCGTGGATGACGGGTGTGGACATCCCGGTGGACGGCGGCTTTTCCATCCTGGGCCCCGACCGTGGCATTTCGCCGCGCGTGTGGTTCAAGGAACTGGCACCCTGA
- a CDS encoding DUF342 domain-containing protein, giving the protein MDAENTLQLVLEASTNVLTAIYTPPPRQAPSAQDPAQSSAGAGPDAASDSRSASDDGDADAQQADADLAVEAEPAPPFNTDIPSWDTLTAAAVANGWGAEALDNHAVLAFIDRCRTATEPVQFPVGMVVDGAFELELDPNRMTALLTLHPPKGGKPVTLDTLRQAVADRGIVHGVLDQALAEAVEKGTRETVVIAQGTPPTRGTPTRFESLLDRLKPRAQEIDELAQVDYRDLGSLLLVSPGTPLMRRIPPLPGVDGVTVLGEPALPDELPDTPFSRDLSGVEVDPEDPLLLRATIAGTPTLISHGVQVNPMVEVDAVNLSTGNITFEGSLQVRGDIAATMEVRVTGDVVVNGTIEAALVEAGGSVTVKGGIIGMAEALQDPSATARTAHIVCGGMLRAKFIENAIISAGQDVEVEREIRQSSIAAGGSVHVGPPNTQQSAITGGQIRALNAVRAGTIGSPSGIPTLVQAGLDPHADIKRSALTRKRLKMNEEKAKLEQLLMFLQANPQRAPGDVVERARNTHVKLSGDLIALDEEEGQLVRDLQPLHTATVTATRRFCSGAKIQLGNKVQEFLEDQVGGKAGLEEGEIVIR; this is encoded by the coding sequence ATGGACGCAGAAAACACGCTCCAGCTGGTGCTGGAAGCCAGCACCAACGTCCTGACGGCAATCTACACGCCGCCCCCACGCCAGGCCCCCTCTGCCCAAGACCCCGCCCAATCCTCTGCCGGCGCCGGTCCAGACGCCGCGTCCGACTCGCGCTCCGCCTCCGACGACGGCGACGCCGATGCGCAGCAGGCCGACGCCGACCTGGCCGTCGAAGCCGAACCCGCCCCGCCCTTCAATACCGACATCCCCAGCTGGGACACGCTGACCGCCGCCGCCGTCGCCAACGGCTGGGGCGCCGAAGCGCTGGACAACCACGCCGTGCTGGCCTTTATCGACCGCTGCCGCACCGCCACCGAACCGGTCCAATTCCCGGTGGGCATGGTGGTGGACGGCGCGTTCGAGCTGGAACTGGACCCCAACCGCATGACCGCGCTGCTGACGCTGCACCCGCCCAAGGGCGGCAAGCCGGTCACGCTGGACACGCTGCGCCAGGCCGTGGCCGACCGCGGCATCGTGCACGGCGTGCTCGACCAGGCGCTGGCCGAGGCCGTTGAAAAGGGCACGCGTGAAACCGTGGTCATCGCCCAGGGCACGCCGCCCACGCGCGGCACCCCCACCCGCTTCGAAAGCCTGCTGGACCGCCTGAAACCGCGCGCGCAGGAAATCGATGAGTTGGCGCAGGTGGACTACCGCGACCTGGGCAGCCTGCTGCTGGTATCGCCCGGCACGCCCTTGATGCGCCGCATACCGCCGCTGCCCGGCGTGGACGGCGTCACCGTGCTGGGCGAACCGGCCTTGCCGGATGAACTGCCCGACACCCCGTTCTCCCGGGACCTGTCCGGCGTCGAGGTGGACCCAGAAGATCCGCTGCTGCTGCGCGCCACCATTGCGGGCACGCCCACCTTGATCAGCCACGGCGTGCAGGTGAACCCGATGGTCGAGGTGGACGCCGTCAACCTGTCCACCGGCAACATCACCTTTGAAGGCTCGCTGCAAGTGCGCGGCGACATCGCCGCCACGATGGAAGTACGCGTGACGGGCGACGTCGTGGTCAACGGCACCATCGAAGCGGCCCTGGTGGAAGCCGGTGGCAGCGTCACGGTCAAGGGCGGCATCATCGGCATGGCGGAAGCCTTGCAGGACCCGTCCGCCACCGCGCGCACCGCTCACATCGTCTGTGGCGGCATGCTGCGCGCCAAGTTCATCGAAAACGCGATCATCAGCGCCGGGCAGGACGTCGAAGTGGAACGCGAGATCCGCCAGAGCAGCATCGCGGCGGGCGGCAGCGTCCACGTCGGGCCGCCCAACACGCAGCAAAGCGCCATCACCGGCGGCCAGATCCGCGCGCTGAACGCCGTGCGCGCCGGCACCATCGGTTCACCGTCGGGCATCCCCACCCTGGTCCAAGCCGGGCTGGACCCGCACGCCGACATCAAGCGTTCCGCGTTGACGCGCAAGCGCCTGAAGATGAACGAGGAAAAGGCCAAGCTGGAACAGCTGCTGATGTTCTTGCAGGCCAATCCGCAACGCGCCCCGGGCGACGTGGTCGAGCGCGCGCGCAACACCCACGTCAAACTCAGCGGCGACTTGATCGCCCTGGACGAGGAAGAGGGGCAACTCGTGCGCGACCTGCAACCGCTGCACACCGCCACCGTCACCGCCACCCGCCGCTTTTGCAGCGGCGCGAAGATTCAGCTGGGCAACAAGGTGCAGGAATTCCTGGAAGACCAGGTGGGCGGCAAGGCCGGTCTGGAAGAAGGCGAGATCGTTATCCGCTAG
- a CDS encoding lytic transglycosylase domain-containing protein, translating to MDPRHRPIPLAFNAFVARAGGMAVLMAIALGALALAPSRPAQAAEIYRYKDPYGVWRAMKVPTGYAKHYKRAQTRTAWRGNGMKVCLDCAPQAGDGARLAALAPTSRALRWGEAMPTAHDGLIERAAQDSGVDRALLTAVIAIESGFRSDARSPKGALGLMQLMPATAASVLAVDDIERALVDPATNVRAGSRHLRRLIDQYPGRLDLALAAYNAGEGAVRKYDAVPPYAETQAYVRDVTALYEHYKTP from the coding sequence ATGGACCCTCGACACCGACCCATTCCGCTGGCCTTCAACGCCTTTGTGGCACGTGCGGGCGGCATGGCGGTGCTGATGGCGATTGCGTTGGGCGCTCTGGCGCTGGCGCCCTCGCGCCCCGCGCAGGCTGCCGAGATCTACCGCTACAAGGACCCCTACGGCGTCTGGCGCGCCATGAAGGTGCCGACCGGCTATGCCAAGCATTACAAGCGGGCGCAGACGCGGACGGCGTGGCGGGGCAACGGCATGAAGGTCTGTCTGGACTGCGCGCCGCAAGCCGGCGACGGCGCCCGCCTGGCCGCGCTGGCGCCGACATCACGCGCGCTGCGCTGGGGCGAGGCCATGCCTACCGCGCACGATGGCCTGATCGAAAGGGCCGCCCAGGACTCGGGCGTGGACCGCGCCTTGCTGACGGCGGTCATTGCGATTGAATCGGGTTTTCGCAGCGATGCGCGTTCGCCCAAGGGCGCGCTGGGCTTGATGCAGCTGATGCCCGCGACGGCGGCGTCGGTGCTGGCGGTGGACGATATCGAGCGCGCCCTGGTGGACCCGGCAACGAATGTGCGGGCGGGCTCGCGCCATCTGCGTCGGCTGATCGACCAGTATCCCGGCCGGCTCGATCTGGCGCTGGCGGCGTACAACGCGGGGGAAGGGGCGGTGCGCAAATACGATGCGGTGCCGCCGTATGCCGAAACGCAGGCGTATGTGCGGGACGTGACGGCCCTGTACGAGCACTACAAAACGCCCTGA
- the hemL gene encoding glutamate-1-semialdehyde 2,1-aminomutase, producing MSRNEQLFDRACRSIPGGVNSPVRAFRSVGGTPRFIKRAQGPYVWDADDKQYIDYVGSWGPAILGHSHPEVVRAVQEAAVNGLSFGAPTEAEIDLAEVLISRLPSLEQVRLVSSGTEATMTAIRLARGATGRAKIVKFEGCYHGHSDSLLVKAGSGLLTFGNPSSAGVPPEFVSHTLTLEYNNLDAVREAFAQHGADIACIIVEPVAGNMNLIKPAPGFLEGLREVCTQHGALLIFDEVMTGFRVGPQGVQGLTGVKPDITTLAKVIGGGMPVGAFGGSADVMKHIAPLGGVYQAGTLSGNPVAVAAGLATLRLIAAPGFYDKLAAQTAKLAQGLQERARAAGLAFSADSVGGMFGIYFSNTIPTSFAEVSQCDTAAFNRFFHAMLDHGVHFAPSAFEAGFVSATHDDAVIQSTLDIAEKVFAAI from the coding sequence ATGTCCCGTAACGAACAGCTTTTCGATCGCGCCTGCCGCAGCATCCCCGGCGGCGTCAACTCGCCCGTGCGCGCCTTCCGCTCCGTGGGCGGCACGCCGCGCTTCATCAAGCGCGCGCAAGGGCCGTACGTGTGGGACGCGGACGACAAGCAGTACATCGATTACGTGGGTTCTTGGGGCCCCGCCATCCTGGGCCATTCGCACCCCGAAGTGGTGCGCGCGGTGCAGGAAGCGGCCGTCAACGGCTTGTCGTTCGGCGCCCCCACCGAAGCCGAAATCGATCTGGCCGAAGTGCTGATCTCGCGCCTGCCCTCGCTGGAACAGGTGCGCCTGGTCAGCTCCGGCACCGAAGCCACCATGACGGCCATCCGGCTGGCGCGCGGCGCCACCGGCCGCGCCAAGATCGTGAAGTTCGAAGGCTGCTATCACGGGCACTCCGACAGCCTGTTGGTCAAGGCCGGTTCGGGCCTGCTGACCTTCGGCAACCCCAGCTCGGCCGGGGTGCCGCCGGAATTCGTGTCGCACACGCTGACCCTGGAATACAACAACCTGGATGCCGTGCGCGAAGCCTTCGCCCAGCACGGCGCCGACATCGCCTGCATCATCGTCGAGCCGGTTGCCGGCAACATGAACCTGATCAAGCCCGCGCCCGGCTTCCTGGAAGGGCTGCGCGAAGTTTGCACCCAGCACGGCGCGCTGCTGATCTTTGACGAAGTGATGACGGGTTTCCGCGTGGGTCCGCAAGGCGTGCAGGGGCTGACCGGCGTCAAGCCGGACATCACCACGCTGGCCAAGGTGATCGGCGGCGGCATGCCGGTGGGCGCCTTCGGCGGCAGCGCCGACGTCATGAAGCACATCGCCCCGCTGGGCGGCGTCTACCAGGCGGGCACGCTGTCGGGCAACCCGGTGGCCGTGGCCGCCGGCCTGGCCACGCTGCGTTTGATTGCCGCGCCCGGCTTCTATGACAAGCTGGCCGCGCAAACCGCAAAGCTGGCCCAGGGGCTGCAAGAACGCGCTCGCGCCGCCGGCCTGGCGTTTTCGGCCGACTCGGTGGGCGGCATGTTCGGCATTTACTTCAGCAACACGATCCCGACGTCGTTCGCCGAAGTCTCGCAATGCGATACCGCCGCGTTCAACCGCTTCTTTCACGCCATGCTGGATCACGGCGTGCACTTCGCGCCGTCGGCATTCGAAGCGGGCTTCGTGTCGGCCACGCACGACGACGCGGTGATCCAGTCCACGCTGGATATCGCTGAAAAGGTCTTCGCCGCCATCTAG